The following are from one region of the Syngnathus acus chromosome 10, fSynAcu1.2, whole genome shotgun sequence genome:
- the LOC119129105 gene encoding mannose-P-dolichol utilization defect 1 protein-like isoform X2, with translation MAEVNLLHSGTSLPDPFEGLLLEYLLPSSCSDAFFRRFKFTDGPCLKILLSKCLGTVIILGSMFVKLPQIVKVIGAKNAEGVSFLSVLGELLAITGSLAYSVAYSFPFSAWGEALFVMLQTVVIGFLIQHYSGRTGRGALFVLLYLGVLSFLLTPLAPATVLTAMQASNMPAIIVSRVIQAATNFRNGHTGQLSALTVIILFAGSLARIFTSVQETGDTLLVVTYVVSVACNGLVVAQVLYYWKSTKRFLQNQREQIHPVDVVPIPINTCPTEFKVHAKVCGCI, from the exons ATGGCGGAGGTAAATCTTTTGCATAGCGGCACGTCTTTGCCTGATCCTTTTGAGGGGCTTTTGTTGGAGTATTTGCTGCCGTCGTCATGTTCCGACGCCTTTTTCCGGCGCTTCAAATTTACAGACG GGCCATGTCTGAAAATTCTGCTCAGCAAATGCCTTGGGACTGTCATCATCCTGGGCTCAATGTTTG TGAAGCTTCCTCAGATCGTGAAGGTGATTGGCGCTAAGAACGCCGAGGGCGTCAGTTTCCTATCGGTGTTGGGCGAGCTGCTGGCCATCACCGGATCTCTGGCCTACAGCGTGGCCTACAGCTTTCCCTTCAG CGCCTGGGGCGAAGCGCTCTTCGTTATGCTGCAGACGGTCGTCATCGGCTTCCTCATCCAACACTACAGTGGAAGAACTGGCAGAG GTGCGCTGTTTGTGCTGCTCTACTTGGGCGTGCTGTCGTTTTTGCTGACCCCACTGGCCCCCGCCACCGTGCTCACGGCCATGCAGGCCTCCAACATGCCCGCCATCATCGTGAGCAGG GTTATTCAGGCGGCCACCAACTTTCGCAATGGACACACGGGCCAGTTGTCCGCTCTTactgtcattattttgtttgctgGCTCACTGGCACGCATCTTCACCTCAGTGCAG GAAACAGGCGACACCCTGCTGGTGGTCACTTATGTGGTGTCGGTGGCCTGCAACGGCCTCGTTGTCGCGCAGGTGCTCTACTACTGGAAGTCCACCAAAAGGTTCCTACAAAACCAGCGGGAGCAGATACACCCTGTCGATGTTGTCCCAATCCCGATCAACACTTGCCCGACAGAATTTAAAGTCCATGCGAAGGTTTGCGGGTGCATATAG
- the LOC119129105 gene encoding mannose-P-dolichol utilization defect 1 protein-like isoform X3, producing the protein MAEVNLLHSGTSLPDPFEGLLLEYLLPSSCSDAFFRRFKFTDGPCLKILLSKCLGTVIILGSMFVKLPQIVKVIGAKNAEGVSFLSVLGELLAITGSLAYSVAYSFPFSAWGEALFVMLQTVVIGFLIQHYSGRTGRGYSGGHQLSQWTHGPVVRSYCHYFVCWLTGTHLHLSAGNRRHPAGGHLCGVGGLQRPRCRAGALLLEVHQKVPTKPAGADTPCRCCPNPDQHLPDRI; encoded by the exons ATGGCGGAGGTAAATCTTTTGCATAGCGGCACGTCTTTGCCTGATCCTTTTGAGGGGCTTTTGTTGGAGTATTTGCTGCCGTCGTCATGTTCCGACGCCTTTTTCCGGCGCTTCAAATTTACAGACG GGCCATGTCTGAAAATTCTGCTCAGCAAATGCCTTGGGACTGTCATCATCCTGGGCTCAATGTTTG TGAAGCTTCCTCAGATCGTGAAGGTGATTGGCGCTAAGAACGCCGAGGGCGTCAGTTTCCTATCGGTGTTGGGCGAGCTGCTGGCCATCACCGGATCTCTGGCCTACAGCGTGGCCTACAGCTTTCCCTTCAG CGCCTGGGGCGAAGCGCTCTTCGTTATGCTGCAGACGGTCGTCATCGGCTTCCTCATCCAACACTACAGTGGAAGAACTGGCAGAG GTTATTCAGGCGGCCACCAACTTTCGCAATGGACACACGGGCCAGTTGTCCGCTCTTactgtcattattttgtttgctgGCTCACTGGCACGCATCTTCACCTCAGTGCAG GAAACAGGCGACACCCTGCTGGTGGTCACTTATGTGGTGTCGGTGGCCTGCAACGGCCTCGTTGTCGCGCAGGTGCTCTACTACTGGAAGTCCACCAAAAGGTTCCTACAAAACCAGCGGGAGCAGATACACCCTGTCGATGTTGTCCCAATCCCGATCAACACTTGCCCGACAGAATTTAA
- the LOC119129105 gene encoding mannose-P-dolichol utilization defect 1 protein-like isoform X1 — protein MAEVNLLHSGTSLPDPFEGLLLEYLLPSSCSDAFFRRFKFTDGPCLKILLSKCLGTVIILGSMFVKLPQIVKVIGAKNAEGVSFLSVLGELLAITGSLAYSVAYSFPFSAWGEALFVMLQTVVIGFLIQHYSGRTGRGALFVLLYLGVLSFLLTPLAPATVLTAMQASNMPAIIVSRVRQNVTRTDLLSFFLLFFFLIMCAGYSGGHQLSQWTHGPVVRSYCHYFVCWLTGTHLHLSAGNRRHPAGGHLCGVGGLQRPRCRAGALLLEVHQKVPTKPAGADTPCRCCPNPDQHLPDRI, from the exons ATGGCGGAGGTAAATCTTTTGCATAGCGGCACGTCTTTGCCTGATCCTTTTGAGGGGCTTTTGTTGGAGTATTTGCTGCCGTCGTCATGTTCCGACGCCTTTTTCCGGCGCTTCAAATTTACAGACG GGCCATGTCTGAAAATTCTGCTCAGCAAATGCCTTGGGACTGTCATCATCCTGGGCTCAATGTTTG TGAAGCTTCCTCAGATCGTGAAGGTGATTGGCGCTAAGAACGCCGAGGGCGTCAGTTTCCTATCGGTGTTGGGCGAGCTGCTGGCCATCACCGGATCTCTGGCCTACAGCGTGGCCTACAGCTTTCCCTTCAG CGCCTGGGGCGAAGCGCTCTTCGTTATGCTGCAGACGGTCGTCATCGGCTTCCTCATCCAACACTACAGTGGAAGAACTGGCAGAG GTGCGCTGTTTGTGCTGCTCTACTTGGGCGTGCTGTCGTTTTTGCTGACCCCACTGGCCCCCGCCACCGTGCTCACGGCCATGCAGGCCTCCAACATGCCCGCCATCATCGTGAGCAGGGTCAGGCAAAACGTCACCCGGACTGACCTGTTGagctttttccttcttttcttttttttaatcatgtgtGCAGGTTATTCAGGCGGCCACCAACTTTCGCAATGGACACACGGGCCAGTTGTCCGCTCTTactgtcattattttgtttgctgGCTCACTGGCACGCATCTTCACCTCAGTGCAG GAAACAGGCGACACCCTGCTGGTGGTCACTTATGTGGTGTCGGTGGCCTGCAACGGCCTCGTTGTCGCGCAGGTGCTCTACTACTGGAAGTCCACCAAAAGGTTCCTACAAAACCAGCGGGAGCAGATACACCCTGTCGATGTTGTCCCAATCCCGATCAACACTTGCCCGACAGAATTTAA